CGTAGTAGCGCTCCAGTTCGTCGCCCGTCGGGGTCGGCCGGACCTTCAGCATGGCGTAGCCGTCGACGTTCTGCGCGACCGCGGCGGTCGCGCCGCCCCCCGACCGCTCGAAGGTCAGCACGCGTTCGCCGTCGGTTTCGAAGTAGCGGGCGGTGACGTCGCCCGCCTCCGCGGCGTCCTCGGAGTCCGTCATGACGGGGGATAGGGGGAGCCGCCTGTCGTCTCTATCGGTTCCGGGCGAGGGTTCAAGTAGGAGAGCGGGACGGGTGGCGGTATGTTCGACCGACCGCGGTGAGTTGCCGCCGTTCGTGGTGGTAGGGGTGGGTAGGGGCTCTGCCTTCGACGCTATCGGACCGAACGATCACTCGCCGCCGGCGACGGTTTCGGGGGCGAGCCGGTCGATCACGCCGTCGAAACCGTCGTCGAAACTCAGCACCGAGTCGATGTCGTGCCGGTCGACCATCGCGACGATCGTCGCGTCGGTGAAACTGAGTCCGTGATCGGAGTACCGCTCGTACGCATCGACGGCATCGTCGAAGAGGGTTGGGGTGAGATACCGGACGTCGATGGCCTCCGGATACCCGTCGCCCCGGATACGTCGACCGAGTTCGACTGCGTCCTCGATGCGACCCGTCCGTCGGTGCGTGAGCGTCACGACTTCGTCGTAGACGTAGTCGCTCGTGACCGCTCGGCCGAATGCCGCCGACCGAAGGACGCGGTTGAGTGCGGCGACGCCGACGTCGTGTCGGCTCGCGTCCGTATCGTGATGTGCGTAGAAGACTCCCGTGTCGACGAAGACGCTCATCCGTAGAGTGTCTCGTCGATGTCCGCCTCGTCCGTCTCGACGCCCGAGGAGATCATTCCCTCGTTGAACCGCTCTACCTCCTCGTCCGTGAGCGCGGCCTCCCCCCCGCGGAACGAGTCGACGAACTCCGCGCGCGACTCGTAGGCCGACTCCACGATACGCGTCAGGATCTCCTGCTGAGTGACCTTCTCCCCGGTCTCGAGTTTGATCTCGGCCTGCAATTCCTCCAGTTTGGACTTCGTTTCCTCGTCCATCTTGACTGCGGTCGCCATGGGGGAAGTTACCTCTTAAACCTGGTTAACGTTTCGACCGTAGCTGCGGTCGAGCCCAGAGAGGTGACGGATGCTCCCTCTATTCGGCTGGATGCTCCGCACTGCGCGACAAGACCGTCGGTTCCGGGCGAGGGTTCAAGTAGGAGAGCGGGACCATCGACGGTATGTTCGACACGTTCCGACCGATCCACCTCGCCGCCGTCGCCGTCGTGACCGTCGCGCTCGTCGCGCTCGTCGTCCTCCTGGCCGAGTTCTGGTGGGTCCTCGCGTCCGCCGGCCTCCTCCTCGCGCTGGTGCTGTTCACCGATCTGTCCGCCGCGTCGGTGCTCGCCCTCCTCGTCCGCGAACTGCTCGACGCCGGACTCGACGAGTGAATCGCAAGCCTAGGGGCGCACCGACCCGTCCCCCTCGCCATGGCGAAGTGGCTCGACAGCGGCACCCGGCGCGACGTCTGCGTCGTCCTCTACGCGGGCGGCGAACTCCGCGCCCCGCAGCTGAAGCGACGGCTGGAGACGCACTACGACGCCCGCCTCGATCCGAAGCGCTTCTACGGCCCGCTCGACGCCCTGGTCGAGTCCGGCTACGTCGAGCGCCGGGTGGACGGGCTGGACGACGTCTACGCGCTGACGGACGCCGGCGCGCGGGCGGTACGCGATCACTACGCGTGGCTCCGGGAGTTGGTCGAGGGCGAGGAGTAGTCCGGAGGGTTCGCGCGTCGCGGCGCTACGCCTCGTCCGCGTCGTCCATCGGGCGCGGCTCGAACAGGTCGAGTCGGTTCCCGTAGAGGTCCTCGAACTGTACCTCGACGCCCCACGGCCACTCCTCGGGTTCGCCGAGGAACTCGACGCCGGCCTCGCGCAGGCGGTCGTACTCCGCCCGGCAGTCGTCGGTTGCGAGGACGAACGCCACGTAGTCGGACACCTGGTTCCCGACGCGCTCGCGGTGCTCGTCGGCGTCGGCGGCCATCAGCGCGAGCTGGGTCGCCTCGGAGTCCGGCGGCGCGACGGTCAGCCAGCGCCCCTCGTCGGTCCGCTCGTCGTCGCGCTTCTCGAACCCGAGCACGTCAGTGTAGTACGCGAGCGCCTCGTCCTGGTCCTCGACGAGGACGGTCGCGTGCGAAACGGCTGTTATCATAGCTCGATGTTCGATCGGCTACGTGCGGACAAGAATGCGAGCCTAGCGCGGAGCGAAAGTGATGTCGGAGGGCTCGGAGACGGCGGCGAACGGGCGCTCCGAGGGTCAGGAGAGCAGTTGCGCCGCGATTGTGTTGCGAAGCACTTCGCTCGTCCCCTCGTAGATCTCGTTGAGCTTCGCGTCGCGGTAGAACCGCTCGGCGGGGAAGTCCTTGGTGTAGCCGTAGCCGCCGTGGATCTGGATGCCCTCGTTCGCGACCTCGCGGGAGACCTCGCTCGCGTAGAGCTTCGCCTGCGCGGCCTCCTTGATGAACGGCTCGCCGCGGATCTTCAGGTCGGCCGCCTGGTGCATGAGCAGGCGCGCGGCGCTCGTCTTCGTGTCCATGTCCGCGAGCTTGTGCTGGATGGCCTGGAACTCGGCGATCGGGCGGTCGAACTGCTCGCGCTCCTGGGAGTAGCGCAGCGCCTCGTCGAGGGCGGCCTGCGCGATGCCGACGCCCCGGGCGGCGATAGTGATGCGCCCGCCGTTGAGCGTCTTGAGCGCGTGGACGAACCCCTCGCCCTCCTCGTCGAGCAGTCGGTCCTCGGGGATGCGCACGTCGGAGAAGCGCAGTTCGGCGGTGGGACAGCCCTTGTCGCCGAGCTTGTCCTCGGTCCCCTCGACGACGAACCCGTCGTCCTCCTCGGGGCGCACGACGAACGAGGAGATGCCCCGCCTGCCCGCGTCGGGGTCCGTCTTGGCGAACACGGTGACGGTGTCGGCGACGGAGCCGTTGGAGATCCACAGCTTCCCGCCGTCGATCACGTACTCGTCGCCGTCCCTCTCGGCGGTCGTCCCCATCGCGGGCACGTCGCTGCCCGCCTGCGGCTCCGAGAGCGCGAACGCGCCGATGTCGCGCCCCTCCGCGAGCGGCGTCAGGTACTCCTCCTTCTGTGCCTCGTCGCCGAACTCGTAGAGCATGTTGCCGGCGAGCGAGGTGTGCGCGGCGACGATGGTACCGAGGCCACCCGATCCCCGCGAGATCTCCTCGAGGCCGATCGCGTAGGCGTGGTAGTCGAGGCCCGCGCCGCCGTACTCCTCGGGGAAGGGCATGCCCATCAGCCCGAGGTCGCCCATCTCGCGGACGAGGTCGCGCGGGAACTCGTCGGTCCGGTCGATCTCCGCCGCGACGGGGACGACCTCCTCGTCGACGAACTCGGCGACCATGTCCCGGATCTGCTTCTGCTCCGCGGAGAGGCTGAAGTCCATAGACTCGGTTGCGGGTGGTCGATCCTGTACTTTTCCCTTCCCGGGGTGGAACGTGCCGCCCCTCGACGGCCGCTCAGCGCCTCCGCTGGTACAGCCGGATCCCGAGTTCGGCCAGGAGTCCGGCGACGCTCCAGCGGTACGCGAGGACCGCCGCGCCGGCGAGCAGCGCCGCGACGCGCTTGTTCCCGCGGTACAGCGCCAGCCCCGCCTCCGCGAGCATCGAGAGCGCGCTCAGCCGACGCGAGGACCGCGACGCGAGGAATGTACCTAATCCCATAGGCATCTATAGGTCCGCCGATCCGAAAAACCCCGGGCCGGCGTGCGCCTGCCGTCCGCCCGACTCCGGATCCGTCCGGACGGTGCGCCGGGTCGCCCGTCGCCTACTCGTACTCGTAGAAGCCTCGACCGGTCTTCTTGCCGAGGTCGCCCGCGTCCACCTTCCGTTTCAGGAGGTACGCCGGTTTGTACCGATCGCCGAGTTCCTCGTGGAGCGTCTCGGTCGCGTCCAGGCAGATGTCGAGGCCGATGTGGTCGGCCAGTTCGAGCGGCCCCATCGGGACGTTCGTGCCGAGTTTCATCCCGCGGTCGATGTCGTCCTTCGTGGCGACGCCCTCGTCGAACGCGCGGATCCCCTCGTTGATCCACGGCATGAGGATACGGTTGGAGACGAATCCCGGCTTGTCGTCGGATTCCCAGGTCTCCTTGCCCAGCGCCTCCGCGAACGCGTGGGCGAGTTCGACGGCCGCCGGGGCGGTCTTCTCCCCGACGACGACCTCGACGCCCGTCATGACCGGGACCGGGTTCATGAAGTGGAGGCCGACCACCTGCGCCGGGCGGTCGGTCGCGCTCGCGATGGTCGTGATCGACAGGGTGGACGTGTTCGTCGCGAGGACCACGTCCTCCTCGACGATCTCGTCGAGATCGGCGAAGATCTCCCGCTTGACCTCCATGTTCTCGAGAGCCGCCTCGATCACGAGGTCGCACTCGGCGAGGTCCGCGAGGTCGGTCGTCCCCGAGAGCCTGTCGAGGGCGTCCTCGGCCTCGCCCTCGGTGAGCCGCTCCGCGTTCACGAGCCGTTCCAGGCTGTCCTCGACGTTCGAAAAGCCGCGGTCGAGAAACTCCTGCTCGACGTCCCTGACGACGACCTCGTACCCGTTCGTGGCGGCGACCTGCGCGATGCCGCCGCCCATGGTGCCCGCGCCGACGACGCCGACGCGCTCTACGGAGTCGAATCCACGCATACCGGAGAGGACGCGCCCGGCGAGTAAAACGTGCCGGCTCGCCGCCCGTCTGTCCGTCTACCCCCGAACGAGCGCCGGGAGCGCGTCGAGGCCGTCGATCTCGTAGGTCGGCGCGACCTCGCACTCGACGGGGCGACCGCGCGTCAGCAGCGCCGAGTCGATGCCCGCGTTCGCGGCCGCCTCGACGTCGCAGGCGCTGTCCCCGACGTAGAGCGCGTCGCGCGTCCCGAGGTCGGAGAGCGCCTCGTTCAGGTAGTAGGGATCCGGCTTCATCCGGCGCAGGCCCTCCGGGGTGAAGGGACACCCGTAGACGGCCTCGAACCGGTCCTCGATGCCGAAGAACCGCAGGACGTAGGTGACGGCCTCGTGCTGGTTGTTGCTCACGAGGCCGAACGGCGCGTCGAGCGACCAGACGGCGTGTACGTCGTCGTAGAGGCTTCTGAGTCCCACCTCGAGTTCGCGCTTCTGCTCGCGGACCGCGTTCGCGGCGGCCTCGTAGCAGAAGTCCATCGCGTCGACCCGGTGGCGCTGGCAGAGCTGTCTGATCCCCTCGACGTTGCCGGCGACGAGCGCCCGCACGTCGTCGCGGGTCGGCCGACGCATGTCGAACTCCCGGAAGGTCCGCTCGGTCGCCCGACGGAAGACCTCCCGACTGGGGAGTTCGACGAGCACGCCGTCGTTGTCGAAGATCACCGCGTCGTACGTCACGCGGACCCCCTCCGACGTCGTTCCCCCCGTTTTGCGCGTTCCCTGTTCGTGGTCATTCCCCTGCTGTCGTGAGTCCTCGCGCTTCTCGACTATCAATCTGTCCGATTCGATCCGACGCGCTGGGCGGGCGGCACTAACAGTATTATACCCCGTTACCGAACACCCTCCCGTACATGATACCGATCGATGACAGTCCGCTCGTCCGCGACGGCAAGGTGCTCATCCTCGCGTACGACCACGGTCTCGAACACGGCCCGGTCGACTTCACCGAGGTCCCCGAGAGCGCCGACCCGGAGCGAACCTTCGAGGCGGCGACCCACCCCGCCGTCACCACCGTCGCCGTCCAGAAGGGGATCGCGGAGGCCTACTACCCCTCCTACGAGGACGACGTGAACCTCCTGCTGAAGCTCAACGGCACGTCGAACCTCTGGATGGGCGAACCCGACACGGCGGTCAACTGCTCGGTCGAGTACGCCTACGAGGTCGGCGCGGACGCCGTCGGCTTCACGCTCTACGGCGGCTCGAACCACGAGATCGAGATGGCCGAGGAGTTCCGCGCGATACAGGAAGAGGCGCGCGCCTACGAACTCCCCGTCGTCATGTGGTCCTACCCGCGCGGCCAGGGGCTGAAGAACGACACGAGCGAGACGACCATCGCCTACGCCGCCCGCCTCGCGCTCGAACTCGGCGCGGACGTGGCGAAGGTGAAGTACCCCGGCTCGAAGGAGGGCATGGAGCACGCCGTCCGCATGGCGGGCAGGACGAAGGTCGTCATGTCCGGCGGGTCGAAGACGTCCGATCGCGAGTTCCTCGAGTCCGTCAAGGCCGTGATGGACGCCGGCGGGAAGGGACTCGCCGTCGGCCGCAACGTCTGGCAGCGCGAGGACCCGACGCGCATCCTCGACGCCCTGGAGACGATCATCTTCGAGGGTGGATCCGTCGACGCCGCGCTCGAGGAGTGAGATGAGCGGGGACGAGGTCATCGAGCGCGTCTTCGAGACGATCGCCGCGACCGCCCCCGAGATCAGAGAGAGCCTCGTCGGTCGTCGTCGCTACGAGGCGGGCGAGAACCCCTCCGGCGAGCAGCAACTGGAGGCCGACGTCCACGCCGACCAACTGTTCGAGGAGCGTCTGCTCGCGCTCGACGGCGTGGCCTCCTACGCCAGCGAGGAGCGCGAGGAGGTGATCCGGGCGGACGGCACGTCGGCGGACGGTACCGGGTACCACCTCGCGCTCGACCCGCTCGACGGTTCCTCGAACGTCAAGCCGAACAACGTGATGGGGACGATCGTCGGCGTCTTCGACGAACCGTTCCCGGCGGGCGGCGACGCGCTCGTCGCCGCGGGGTACGTCCTCTACGGCCCGCTGACGACGATGGTGACCGCCCGCGACGGGCGGGTCACCGAGTCCGTCGTCCACGAGGGCGAGCGCCACGCGGCGACCGTCGACCTCGCGCTCCCGGACGACCCCACGGTCTACGGGTTCGGGGGACGCGTCAACGCCTGGACCGACGAGTTCGCCGCGTACGCCCGCGAGGTCGAGCGGGAGCTGAAACTCCGGTACGGCGGCGCGATGATCGGCGACGTCAGTCAGGTGCTCACCTACGGCGGGGTCTTCGCCTACCCCGGCCTCACCACGCACCCGAACGGGAAGCTCCGCCTCCAGTTCGAGGGGATCCCCATCGCGGCGATCGTCGAGGCGGCGGGCGGCGCGTCCACCGACGGCGAACGGTCGTTGCTGGAGCGGACGCCCGAGGAACTCCACGAACGCACGCCCGTCTTCGTCGGGAACCGGGAGTACGTCGAGCGCGCCGAGGCGGCGCTGTCGGAGTAGCGGGGCTGTCGGAGTTGCGGGACGCGGGGCGCGGGGCGACTCGACGTTTCCGACGCGAAGCCCCGCGTAGCCGAGCAGTTCCGAACGGTCTTTCGGGTGGTTTCGGAGGACCTGTCGGCTACGTGATACGTAAATTGATGTACGCCATCCTCCAAGTACGCGTGATGGTCCTCGAAATCATCACGAATCCCGATTCGGCGTTCCGCCGGCGGGCCGACGAGCCGGGACTCCTCCTCCCGGCGGGTATCGTCACGGTAGTCGCGGTCCTCGCGGTGGTCGGCGCCTATCCGGTCACGGAACTCACCAAGCAGATCGCGGCCAGCGCGATCCAGGACGGCGGCGGGGGCGTCGACCGGGGCACGGCTTCTGCCATCTCGGCGGCCGCGGGCACGGTCGGCCTCATCGGCGCGTTCGTGGGCGTCTACGTCCAGTGGGCGCTCTACGCGGTCGCCTTCTACGCCATCGCGCGCGTCGCGTTCGACGGGTCCGGCTCGCTGAGCGACACCTTCGCCGGAACCGGCTGGGGGTTCGTCCCGGCGATCGTCGGCACGGCGGTGAGCGCGGCCGCCAGCCTCTACGTCTACTCCGGCGTGACCCTCCCGGAGGGTGCCAACGCCGCGAACCAGGCGCTCGCGCGCCTCCAGAGCGACCCGGCCCTGCTCGTCGCGAGCGCGTTCGGCCTGCTCGTGTTGCTGTGGAGCGGCTACATCTGGACGATCGCGATGCAGCACGTCCACGGACTCTCCCGCCGAAACGCCGCCATCGTCGTCGGGATCCCCGTCCTCGTCGGCGTGCTCACCAGACTGCCGGGCCTCCTCTGAGGGAGGTCCCCCGGACCCCGACCGGTTCCCGTCGGAAGATAACGGTTTTCACCCCCCTCCGCGCAATTCTTGCGTATGAAGGTTCGCATCGACGAGGGCGCGAGCGAGGACGAGGCCGCCGCCATCGCCGCCGCGCTCGCGCGCCACGCCGTCGAGGAGGTCCGGGTCTACGTGGGGGACGCGGCGGAACCGGCGGTCGTCCACGAGGGCAACCGGGTCGGTGACGCCGTGCCGCACGACGACTTCGGGCCGACCGACCGCGAGATCGCGCTGCTCGAGGAGATCGCCGACATCGAGCAGGGCGGCCCCGAGAAGTACAGGGAGCGACTCGACGAGCAGGGGAAGTTGTTCGTGCGCGACCGCCTCGACCTCTGGTTCCCCGAGGGACTGCTCTTCGAGGACGGGACGTTCGCGGAGTTCGACGCGGCGGACCGGCTCCCCGCCGACGGCCTGCTCACCGGCGCGGCGGAGTTCGAGGGACGGGAGGTCCACTTCATGGCCAACGACTTCACCGTGAAGGCGGGATCGATGGCCGCGAAGGGCGTCGAGAAGTTCCTCCGGATGCAACAGCGCGCGCTGAAGACCGGCAAGCCGATCCTCTACCTGATGGACTCCTCGGGGGGGCGCATCGACCAGCAGACCGGCTTCTTCGCCAATCGCGAGGGGATCGGGAAGTACTACTACAACCACTCGATGCTCTCGGGGTACGTCCCGCAGATCTGCGTCCTCTACGGGCCGTGCATCGCGGGCGCGGCCTACACGCCGGTCTTCGCCGACTTCACCGTGATGGTGAAGGGGATGAGCGCGATGGCGATCGCCAGCCCGCGGATGGTGCAGATGGTCACCGGCGAGGAGATCAGCATGGAGGACCTCGGCGGGCCGGAGGTCCACGCCCGGTACTCGGGGAGCGCGGACCTCGTGGCCGAGGACGAGGAGCACGCCCGCGACCTCGTCGCCCAGTTGATCGGCTACCTCCCGAACAACGCGGGGGGGAAGCCGCCCCGGGCCGAGCCGCGCGACCCCGCGCAGTCGCCGACGGGGATCGACCGCATCGTCCCGACGGAGCCGAACCGGGGGTACGACGTGCGCGAGTTGATCGACCACGTGGTCGACGCGGAGTCGTTCTTCGAACTCCAGCCGAACTACGGCGGCGAGATCGTCACGGCGTTCGCGCGCATCGACGGGCGACCGGTGGGCATCGTCGCGAACCAGCCCGCCACGCGCGCC
The Halomarina pelagica DNA segment above includes these coding regions:
- a CDS encoding DUF7111 family protein; amino-acid sequence: MTDSEDAAEAGDVTARYFETDGERVLTFERSGGGATAAVAQNVDGYAMLKVRPTPTGDELERYYGFDMALDHAAELLGVAVRDLPIPDAARDMGI
- a CDS encoding type II toxin-antitoxin system VapC family toxin: MSVFVDTGVFYAHHDTDASRHDVGVAALNRVLRSAAFGRAVTSDYVYDEVVTLTHRRTGRIEDAVELGRRIRGDGYPEAIDVRYLTPTLFDDAVDAYERYSDHGLSFTDATIVAMVDRHDIDSVLSFDDGFDGVIDRLAPETVAGGE
- a CDS encoding PadR family transcriptional regulator; the encoded protein is MAKWLDSGTRRDVCVVLYAGGELRAPQLKRRLETHYDARLDPKRFYGPLDALVESGYVERRVDGLDDVYALTDAGARAVRDHYAWLRELVEGEE
- a CDS encoding VOC family protein, with product MITAVSHATVLVEDQDEALAYYTDVLGFEKRDDERTDEGRWLTVAPPDSEATQLALMAADADEHRERVGNQVSDYVAFVLATDDCRAEYDRLREAGVEFLGEPEEWPWGVEVQFEDLYGNRLDLFEPRPMDDADEA
- a CDS encoding acyl-CoA dehydrogenase; translation: MDFSLSAEQKQIRDMVAEFVDEEVVPVAAEIDRTDEFPRDLVREMGDLGLMGMPFPEEYGGAGLDYHAYAIGLEEISRGSGGLGTIVAAHTSLAGNMLYEFGDEAQKEEYLTPLAEGRDIGAFALSEPQAGSDVPAMGTTAERDGDEYVIDGGKLWISNGSVADTVTVFAKTDPDAGRRGISSFVVRPEEDDGFVVEGTEDKLGDKGCPTAELRFSDVRIPEDRLLDEEGEGFVHALKTLNGGRITIAARGVGIAQAALDEALRYSQEREQFDRPIAEFQAIQHKLADMDTKTSAARLLMHQAADLKIRGEPFIKEAAQAKLYASEVSREVANEGIQIHGGYGYTKDFPAERFYRDAKLNEIYEGTSEVLRNTIAAQLLS
- a CDS encoding 3-hydroxyacyl-CoA dehydrogenase family protein — its product is MRGFDSVERVGVVGAGTMGGGIAQVAATNGYEVVVRDVEQEFLDRGFSNVEDSLERLVNAERLTEGEAEDALDRLSGTTDLADLAECDLVIEAALENMEVKREIFADLDEIVEEDVVLATNTSTLSITTIASATDRPAQVVGLHFMNPVPVMTGVEVVVGEKTAPAAVELAHAFAEALGKETWESDDKPGFVSNRILMPWINEGIRAFDEGVATKDDIDRGMKLGTNVPMGPLELADHIGLDICLDATETLHEELGDRYKPAYLLKRKVDAGDLGKKTGRGFYEYE
- a CDS encoding HAD family hydrolase, which gives rise to MTYDAVIFDNDGVLVELPSREVFRRATERTFREFDMRRPTRDDVRALVAGNVEGIRQLCQRHRVDAMDFCYEAAANAVREQKRELEVGLRSLYDDVHAVWSLDAPFGLVSNNQHEAVTYVLRFFGIEDRFEAVYGCPFTPEGLRRMKPDPYYLNEALSDLGTRDALYVGDSACDVEAAANAGIDSALLTRGRPVECEVAPTYEIDGLDALPALVRG
- a CDS encoding class I fructose-bisphosphate aldolase translates to MIPIDDSPLVRDGKVLILAYDHGLEHGPVDFTEVPESADPERTFEAATHPAVTTVAVQKGIAEAYYPSYEDDVNLLLKLNGTSNLWMGEPDTAVNCSVEYAYEVGADAVGFTLYGGSNHEIEMAEEFRAIQEEARAYELPVVMWSYPRGQGLKNDTSETTIAYAARLALELGADVAKVKYPGSKEGMEHAVRMAGRTKVVMSGGSKTSDREFLESVKAVMDAGGKGLAVGRNVWQREDPTRILDALETIIFEGGSVDAALEE
- a CDS encoding class 1 fructose-bisphosphatase: MSGDEVIERVFETIAATAPEIRESLVGRRRYEAGENPSGEQQLEADVHADQLFEERLLALDGVASYASEEREEVIRADGTSADGTGYHLALDPLDGSSNVKPNNVMGTIVGVFDEPFPAGGDALVAAGYVLYGPLTTMVTARDGRVTESVVHEGERHAATVDLALPDDPTVYGFGGRVNAWTDEFAAYAREVERELKLRYGGAMIGDVSQVLTYGGVFAYPGLTTHPNGKLRLQFEGIPIAAIVEAAGGASTDGERSLLERTPEELHERTPVFVGNREYVERAEAALSE
- a CDS encoding Yip1 family protein, with the translated sequence MVLEIITNPDSAFRRRADEPGLLLPAGIVTVVAVLAVVGAYPVTELTKQIAASAIQDGGGGVDRGTASAISAAAGTVGLIGAFVGVYVQWALYAVAFYAIARVAFDGSGSLSDTFAGTGWGFVPAIVGTAVSAAASLYVYSGVTLPEGANAANQALARLQSDPALLVASAFGLLVLLWSGYIWTIAMQHVHGLSRRNAAIVVGIPVLVGVLTRLPGLL
- a CDS encoding acyl-CoA carboxylase subunit beta translates to MKVRIDEGASEDEAAAIAAALARHAVEEVRVYVGDAAEPAVVHEGNRVGDAVPHDDFGPTDREIALLEEIADIEQGGPEKYRERLDEQGKLFVRDRLDLWFPEGLLFEDGTFAEFDAADRLPADGLLTGAAEFEGREVHFMANDFTVKAGSMAAKGVEKFLRMQQRALKTGKPILYLMDSSGGRIDQQTGFFANREGIGKYYYNHSMLSGYVPQICVLYGPCIAGAAYTPVFADFTVMVKGMSAMAIASPRMVQMVTGEEISMEDLGGPEVHARYSGSADLVAEDEEHARDLVAQLIGYLPNNAGGKPPRAEPRDPAQSPTGIDRIVPTEPNRGYDVRELIDHVVDAESFFELQPNYGGEIVTAFARIDGRPVGIVANQPATRAGAIFPDAAGKAAEFIWKCDAFNVPLLYLCDTPGFMAGSQVEKDGILEQGKKMIYATSSATVPKQCVVVRKAYGAGIYAMSGPAYDPDSTIALPSGEIAIMGPEAAINAVYRNRLDAIDDPEERARREAELREEYRQDIDVHRMASETVIDEIIPPSALRKELANRFAFYETVRKDLPDKKHGTVL